In Nitratiruptor sp. YY09-18, a single window of DNA contains:
- a CDS encoding ABC transporter ATP-binding protein, with protein sequence MIEVRQATKRFLDVNVLDEIDLTIEDGDKIALMGPNGAGKTTLVRSILGFYHLDSGSIRVNGSDPIKERQNVLHHISFIPQTPPPIKLSLIELMEYVSKSSSVKRESIEQEAKKMDLALEKNLSKPFFKLSGGMKQKMLIAIALAKNSDILIFDEPTANLDPKARERFYSLLEELDQKVTTIYITHRLEEVESLINRKIYMDLGKVVEDERV encoded by the coding sequence ATGATAGAAGTACGGCAAGCTACCAAACGATTTTTAGATGTCAATGTATTAGATGAGATCGATTTAACCATCGAAGATGGTGACAAGATTGCTTTGATGGGTCCCAATGGAGCCGGAAAGACAACGCTTGTACGCTCCATTTTGGGATTTTACCATCTTGATAGTGGATCTATTCGCGTCAACGGATCTGACCCTATCAAAGAGCGGCAAAACGTTTTGCATCATATCAGCTTCATTCCCCAAACTCCTCCTCCTATCAAACTAAGTCTCATAGAACTGATGGAGTATGTCTCAAAAAGTTCTAGTGTGAAAAGAGAGTCTATCGAGCAAGAGGCCAAAAAGATGGATCTTGCTTTGGAGAAGAACTTATCCAAGCCCTTTTTTAAACTCAGTGGAGGGATGAAGCAAAAGATGCTCATTGCCATTGCTTTGGCGAAAAATAGTGATATTTTAATCTTTGATGAGCCTACGGCAAATCTCGATCCAAAGGCGAGAGAGCGATTTTATAGCTTGCTTGAGGAACTTGATCAAAAGGTGACGACGATCTACATAACGCACCGATTGGAAGAGGTGGAGTCACTAATCAATAGAAAGATCTATATGGATCTTGGAAAGGTGGTGGAAGATGAGAGGGTTTAA
- a CDS encoding NapH/MauN family ferredoxin-type protein, whose translation MDRYNWSVREIIGAPLWSTLYYKTREGKIRPTWRFWRWLSIIIINLVFFLSYHIDIQFLEGTLTGSRLLGFHLIDPFAALEILAAEHHVHTNIIIGVSTIVAFYFFVGGKAFCGWVCPYGLLSEIGEYFHQKLVSKHIIKEHKFNPRVRYIFWAIFLAAAAIDGYMVFEVINPVGILSRFIVYGWSLAIVWVLVILLIEIFYSRRAWCKYVCPIGTTYSFLGWVSPMKVQWDMEKCDHCAACFIACPEEHVLERFKAKYDPERKEKGITKEFVKDGDCIMCARCFDVCHEDAYNFEFRLKNLV comes from the coding sequence GTGGATAGATATAACTGGAGTGTACGGGAAATCATAGGTGCTCCCTTATGGTCAACACTCTATTATAAAACAAGAGAGGGAAAAATTCGTCCCACATGGCGTTTTTGGCGATGGCTGAGTATTATCATTATCAATTTAGTCTTTTTCCTCTCGTATCACATCGATATACAGTTTCTAGAGGGGACGCTCACAGGCTCAAGGCTTTTGGGCTTTCATTTGATCGATCCTTTTGCAGCATTGGAGATCTTGGCTGCAGAGCATCATGTCCATACCAACATCATCATAGGGGTTTCGACTATTGTGGCTTTTTATTTTTTTGTTGGGGGAAAGGCATTTTGTGGATGGGTCTGTCCCTATGGGCTTTTGAGTGAAATCGGGGAGTATTTTCATCAAAAATTGGTCAGCAAACATATCATTAAAGAGCACAAATTCAATCCCCGAGTACGCTATATCTTTTGGGCCATTTTTCTTGCTGCTGCAGCAATCGATGGATATATGGTTTTTGAAGTGATCAATCCAGTGGGAATACTCAGCCGCTTCATTGTGTATGGATGGAGTCTCGCAATTGTTTGGGTACTTGTTATTTTACTCATAGAGATCTTCTATTCACGAAGAGCATGGTGTAAATATGTCTGTCCGATAGGAACCACCTATAGCTTTTTGGGATGGGTGAGCCCTATGAAAGTCCAATGGGATATGGAAAAGTGTGATCACTGTGCAGCTTGTTTTATCGCTTGTCCTGAAGAGCATGTTCTTGAACGATTCAAAGCGAAATATGATCCAGAGCGTAAAGAAAAAGGAATCACTAAAGAGTTCGTTAAAGATGGCGATTGTATAATGTGTGCAAGATGTTTTGATGTGTGTCATGAGGATGCGTATAACTTCGAATTCCGATTGAAGAATCTTGTATGA
- a CDS encoding c-type cytochrome: MIRHIIAAIAAALTVWAILYMAKLDREVNRLQMIHEIIQKSKLEVPMAKKAVAPTPTQKPQKAEESEEEKKLKVLKEKAGRMSAFEVSATYRRNCASCHGINGGGAVGPKLIGKSKEEILQALKDFKSGKRKNYVMYGLLQQLSDKELESLAAEIASFAQKLKKAQ; the protein is encoded by the coding sequence ATGATACGACATATCATAGCAGCGATAGCAGCAGCTCTTACGGTATGGGCAATTCTTTATATGGCAAAGCTTGATAGAGAGGTAAATAGATTGCAGATGATTCATGAGATTATCCAAAAAAGTAAACTTGAGGTGCCTATGGCGAAAAAGGCGGTAGCACCGACACCAACACAAAAGCCACAAAAAGCTGAAGAGAGCGAAGAGGAGAAAAAGCTGAAAGTTCTCAAAGAGAAAGCAGGGCGCATGAGTGCATTTGAAGTGAGTGCTACTTATAGAAGAAACTGTGCATCATGCCATGGTATCAACGGTGGTGGTGCAGTTGGGCCAAAACTTATTGGTAAAAGTAAAGAGGAAATTTTGCAAGCACTCAAAGATTTTAAATCTGGTAAACGTAAAAACTATGTAATGTATGGTCTTTTGCAACAGCTGAGCGATAAAGAGCTTGAATCATTAGCAGCAGAAATCGCATCATTTGCCCAAAAACTCAAAAAGGCACAGTAA
- a CDS encoding 4Fe-4S dicluster domain-containing protein: MKDKKRREFVKQMIGLGVLGLAAAGTVWGGKELLQREESPLRPPGAMPEHQFLALCIKCGQCLQVCPYDAIMLEDVNGKAGLGTAYIDPDKRGCYLCRALPCILACPSGALKHEDADDVRKTHMGVAVIANESACLALNNKPVPKSERDLIFEHTKVLTPAERREKKVFDIPNPSEKRTLQVELLKKVESYVGKQCTICADLCPYPEQSLAIGMVKKGNGYIPEIRSKCVGCGACVELCPTDVLKIIPRKTYDEVYGKKA, encoded by the coding sequence ATGAAAGACAAAAAAAGAAGAGAGTTTGTAAAGCAGATGATCGGACTTGGTGTTCTTGGTCTGGCTGCTGCTGGTACTGTATGGGGTGGAAAAGAGTTGCTACAACGCGAAGAGTCACCACTGCGTCCCCCAGGAGCAATGCCAGAGCACCAATTTTTAGCTTTATGTATTAAATGTGGGCAGTGTTTGCAAGTGTGTCCTTACGATGCGATCATGTTGGAAGATGTTAATGGCAAAGCTGGACTTGGGACAGCATATATCGATCCAGACAAAAGAGGCTGTTATCTTTGCAGAGCATTGCCATGTATTTTAGCTTGCCCAAGTGGTGCACTCAAACATGAAGATGCCGATGATGTGCGCAAAACACACATGGGTGTAGCTGTCATTGCAAATGAGAGTGCATGTCTTGCCCTCAATAACAAACCGGTTCCAAAGAGCGAGAGGGATCTCATATTTGAACATACAAAAGTTTTGACTCCAGCTGAGCGCAGAGAGAAAAAAGTCTTTGATATTCCAAATCCGAGTGAAAAGCGAACACTGCAAGTGGAGCTTTTGAAAAAAGTAGAAAGTTATGTTGGTAAGCAGTGTACAATTTGTGCAGATCTTTGTCCTTATCCTGAGCAATCTTTAGCTATAGGAATGGTGAAAAAGGGAAATGGTTACATTCCAGAAATTAGAAGCAAATGTGTAGGGTGTGGGGCTTGTGTAGAGCTCTGTCCTACAGATGTACTCAAAATAATCCCAAGAAAAACCTATGATGAGGTTTATGGGAAAAAGGCTTAA
- a CDS encoding nitrous oxide reductase family maturation protein NosD, whose amino-acid sequence MRRVALLVCIGAILHANILQEAINRAKPGARLDLPKGVLKGSITIDKPLMLVGHDTIIDGEGRGTVIKIRSSNVILQDLTIRNSGKEHEKIDAGISVKDAAFVQIRNCKILDSLFGIDLQNVKNSKIIGNYITSKPFPLGIRGDGVRLWYSNDNVLKNNHLFKSRDFVVWYSHGNLIEGNIGEYGRYSLHFMYAGKNIVRKNIYKHNSVGIFFMYSRDTIAQNNTIMSSLGTTGIGIGLKDASNFIISNNTILYCAKGMYIDRSPFEPGQSNKIVGNKILYNSIGMHFHSLSTDNEITQNVFKGNMENVYDDSGQGRIHTVMNKWYENYWDDYQGFDQDGDGIGDVPYTLYYYADKLWLLNPNIRFFYGSPVISILNFLYKLAPFSEPIKLLTDPKPLMHEEGVS is encoded by the coding sequence ATGCGCAGAGTTGCCTTGCTAGTATGTATCGGAGCTATTTTGCACGCCAATATATTGCAAGAGGCGATCAACAGAGCAAAACCAGGGGCTAGATTGGATTTGCCAAAAGGTGTGCTCAAAGGTTCTATTACAATAGATAAACCGCTCATGCTAGTGGGGCACGATACAATTATCGATGGGGAAGGGAGAGGGACTGTTATCAAGATTCGCAGTTCCAATGTAATTTTGCAAGATCTCACTATCCGCAATAGCGGAAAAGAGCACGAAAAGATTGATGCTGGGATCTCAGTAAAAGATGCTGCCTTTGTACAGATACGCAACTGCAAAATTCTTGACTCCCTCTTTGGCATAGATTTGCAAAATGTTAAAAATTCAAAAATCATCGGAAACTATATCACTTCAAAGCCTTTTCCTCTTGGCATTCGTGGTGATGGGGTGAGGCTATGGTATAGCAATGATAATGTTTTAAAAAATAATCATCTATTTAAATCGAGAGATTTTGTGGTTTGGTACAGCCATGGTAATCTCATTGAAGGCAATATCGGAGAGTATGGTCGCTATAGCTTGCATTTTATGTACGCAGGGAAAAATATTGTGCGCAAAAATATCTATAAGCACAATAGTGTCGGGATATTTTTTATGTACTCGCGAGACACCATTGCACAGAACAATACCATTATGAGCTCTTTGGGTACAACCGGTATAGGAATAGGGCTCAAAGATGCTTCAAATTTTATAATAAGCAACAATACAATTCTTTACTGTGCGAAAGGAATGTATATCGATAGATCCCCTTTTGAGCCGGGGCAAAGCAACAAAATTGTTGGAAACAAGATTTTATATAACTCCATAGGGATGCATTTTCATTCATTGAGTACTGATAATGAAATTACACAGAATGTCTTCAAAGGCAATATGGAGAATGTCTATGACGATTCGGGTCAAGGGCGCATTCATACAGTTATGAATAAATGGTATGAAAACTACTGGGATGACTATCAAGGTTTTGATCAAGATGGTGATGGGATTGGCGATGTGCCCTATACGCTCTACTATTATGCAGATAAGCTTTGGCTTCTCAATCCAAACATCAGATTTTTTTATGGATCACCGGTTATTAGTATTTTGAATTTTTTGTATAAACTGGCACCTTTTTCAGAGCCTATTAAATTGCTTACAGATCCTAAGCCGCTAATGCATGAAGAGGGGGTATCATGA
- a CDS encoding cytochrome C, with translation MKKYQIYALIALAILLYWFVIPAVLTHDVNYLAKQGKADKIPPIAYKVWDYYMKGRYVSPNTPPEALDKNKNPILKKMIEYNAEIGVASAPIWYVSLEAPNYPKDAFPEGIPVYYHFDGFSGDVHEMNTINHFIGMDPMERGAPYLRMIAPYVLVLLAFVYVLFILYDWKWLNYIMWIAVALPLIFLGFYAYWLYWFGHHMHDWGAFKIKPFMPTVFGDGKVAQFTTHSYPTIGFWLLLAISAFTLLAIISKNKYLKQKEA, from the coding sequence ATGAAGAAGTATCAAATCTACGCTCTCATAGCGCTAGCAATACTGCTGTACTGGTTCGTAATTCCTGCAGTTTTAACCCATGATGTAAACTATTTGGCAAAGCAAGGTAAGGCGGATAAGATTCCTCCAATAGCCTATAAAGTGTGGGATTACTATATGAAAGGACGTTACGTAAGTCCTAATACACCACCTGAAGCGCTAGATAAAAACAAAAATCCGATTCTTAAAAAAATGATAGAGTACAATGCTGAAATAGGCGTAGCAAGCGCACCGATTTGGTACGTATCCCTTGAAGCTCCCAACTATCCAAAAGATGCATTTCCTGAAGGTATTCCTGTGTATTACCATTTTGATGGTTTTAGCGGTGATGTGCATGAGATGAATACGATTAACCACTTTATCGGTATGGATCCGATGGAAAGGGGTGCTCCCTATCTAAGAATGATCGCGCCATATGTATTAGTGCTCTTAGCATTTGTATATGTCCTGTTTATTCTTTATGATTGGAAATGGCTTAATTACATTATGTGGATAGCAGTGGCACTGCCTCTGATTTTCTTAGGATTTTACGCTTACTGGCTTTACTGGTTTGGGCACCACATGCACGACTGGGGAGCATTTAAGATCAAGCCATTTATGCCGACAGTTTTTGGAGATGGAAAGGTGGCGCAGTTTACCACCCACTCCTATCCTACAATCGGTTTTTGGCTCCTTTTGGCAATTAGTGCCTTTACGCTTTTAGCAATCATTTCAAAAAACAAGTATCTCAAACAAAAAGAGGCTTAA
- the nosZ gene encoding Sec-dependent nitrous-oxide reductase: protein MYQVMKRLISLMAAAGLVSTVSFAQGELEKIMKERGLTQDDILAAAKTYTPSGGRDKYIVFSSGGQSGQIMVYGVPSMRILKFIGVFTPEPWQGWGYDDDTKKVLAEGKYRGKQITWGDTHHPALSETNGVYDGKWLAINDKANPRIAIIDLKDFVTKQIVVNPVFKSDHGGAFFTPNSEYILEACQYGAPFDNEYHPMEEYADVYRGGVTCWKFDHKNGRIIKDESFVIEMPPYMQDLSDAGKEMSYGWGFTNSFNSEMYTGGIEKGLPPFEAGMSRNDTDYLHVYNWRKLAELAKDPKNVKIINGIKVIPIEVAVKNDCLFLIPEPKSPHGVDVSPDGRYIVVCGKLDTHATVYDFKKIMNAVKNHDFAGKDPYGIPIIDMKKAMHCQAELGLGPLHNQFGPKWKTEGEIYTSLYVDSQVVKWNYLTCEVKDRVNVNYNIGHLCGMEGKTEDPQGEYIIALNKLAIDRFNPIGPLHPQNHQLIDVSGKKMKLLYDMPVPLGEPHQAVAIRASKLHPEVRYPMGINPFTGKTHKGKTLAGQEKIVRKGNHVYVYGTLVRSHINPEHVTVNKGDIVTFYLTNLERAEDETHGFTVDWYNVHASLEPGKTVAVTFKADREGVFPYYCTEFCSALHLEMMGYLLVKDPNKKYKSVKKIKLKKMSKEQLMKEYEKTVKLNEATKKVIQSVVKFLKENHYEKYPVVKQLVEDAMDQFNKVPAEEKKAEEALKKGDIETAINFQYQAWQYLVKTADVGIRAKDLLVKKLATPMSEAAKRGEAAFAEGGCNGCHVIGKVSSGPDLVGVLKRHENGEKWVAEFIKNPASKYNDPYVKAMIDYFNLRMPNQHMSDQEIKDIIEYLKWVDENANLF, encoded by the coding sequence ATGTATCAAGTCATGAAAAGGCTGATAAGCCTTATGGCGGCGGCGGGACTGGTTTCTACTGTTTCATTTGCACAAGGTGAGTTAGAAAAAATTATGAAAGAGCGTGGGTTGACGCAAGACGATATTCTTGCGGCAGCAAAAACCTATACCCCATCTGGAGGAAGGGATAAATATATTGTATTTAGTTCCGGAGGGCAGTCTGGGCAGATTATGGTCTATGGTGTACCATCGATGCGTATATTAAAGTTCATTGGTGTTTTTACTCCAGAACCTTGGCAAGGTTGGGGATATGATGATGATACAAAAAAAGTTTTGGCTGAAGGGAAATACAGAGGTAAGCAGATAACATGGGGTGATACGCACCATCCAGCACTTTCTGAAACTAATGGTGTGTATGATGGAAAATGGCTAGCAATCAACGATAAAGCAAACCCAAGAATTGCTATTATCGATCTCAAAGACTTTGTGACAAAGCAAATAGTTGTAAACCCTGTTTTCAAATCTGATCATGGTGGAGCATTCTTTACACCAAATAGTGAATATATCCTAGAAGCGTGTCAATATGGTGCACCTTTTGATAATGAGTACCATCCGATGGAAGAGTATGCTGATGTCTATCGTGGTGGGGTGACATGTTGGAAATTTGATCATAAAAATGGTCGCATCATTAAAGATGAATCATTCGTCATTGAGATGCCGCCATATATGCAAGATTTGAGTGATGCGGGTAAAGAGATGAGTTATGGCTGGGGATTTACTAACTCATTCAACTCAGAAATGTATACAGGTGGTATTGAAAAAGGTCTTCCTCCATTTGAAGCGGGGATGAGCCGTAATGACACTGACTATCTGCATGTGTACAATTGGAGAAAACTTGCTGAACTTGCAAAAGATCCTAAAAATGTGAAAATTATTAATGGAATAAAAGTTATTCCTATAGAGGTTGCAGTAAAAAATGATTGTCTCTTCCTCATTCCAGAGCCAAAATCACCACATGGTGTTGATGTAAGCCCAGATGGACGCTACATTGTAGTATGTGGTAAGCTTGATACCCATGCAACTGTGTATGACTTCAAAAAGATTATGAATGCGGTGAAAAATCACGATTTTGCGGGTAAAGATCCATATGGTATTCCTATTATTGATATGAAAAAAGCTATGCATTGTCAAGCAGAGCTTGGCCTTGGACCACTTCACAATCAGTTTGGACCAAAATGGAAAACAGAGGGGGAAATCTATACTTCACTCTATGTTGACTCACAAGTAGTTAAATGGAACTATCTCACTTGTGAAGTAAAAGATAGGGTAAATGTAAACTATAACATTGGACACCTCTGTGGTATGGAAGGAAAAACTGAAGATCCGCAAGGCGAGTATATTATTGCCCTTAACAAATTGGCAATCGATAGATTCAACCCGATCGGACCACTCCATCCACAAAACCACCAGTTAATCGATGTAAGCGGGAAAAAGATGAAACTCCTTTACGATATGCCGGTGCCACTTGGTGAACCACACCAAGCAGTTGCTATTCGCGCAAGCAAGCTCCATCCAGAAGTGCGTTATCCAATGGGAATCAACCCATTTACCGGAAAAACCCATAAAGGAAAAACTCTTGCTGGACAAGAAAAAATTGTTCGCAAAGGTAATCATGTCTATGTATATGGTACGCTTGTTAGAAGCCATATCAACCCAGAGCACGTAACTGTGAATAAAGGTGATATTGTCACATTCTATCTCACAAACCTTGAGCGTGCAGAAGATGAGACACATGGATTTACAGTGGACTGGTACAACGTTCATGCATCACTTGAGCCTGGAAAGACTGTAGCTGTGACATTCAAAGCAGACCGTGAAGGTGTGTTCCCTTACTACTGTACAGAGTTCTGTTCTGCATTGCACCTTGAGATGATGGGTTACTTGCTTGTAAAAGATCCAAATAAAAAATATAAATCTGTCAAAAAGATCAAACTCAAAAAAATGAGCAAAGAACAGCTCATGAAAGAGTATGAAAAAACTGTCAAACTCAACGAGGCTACCAAAAAAGTTATCCAAAGTGTAGTGAAATTCCTCAAAGAGAACCACTATGAAAAATATCCTGTTGTAAAACAGCTCGTTGAAGATGCTATGGATCAGTTCAATAAAGTGCCAGCTGAAGAGAAAAAAGCTGAAGAGGCACTCAAAAAAGGTGACATTGAAACTGCGATCAACTTCCAATACCAAGCATGGCAATATCTTGTAAAAACTGCTGATGTTGGAATTAGAGCAAAAGACCTTCTTGTGAAAAAACTTGCAACTCCAATGAGTGAGGCTGCAAAACGTGGTGAGGCTGCATTTGCAGAGGGTGGATGTAACGGATGTCACGTAATTGGTAAAGTAAGCTCTGGACCAGACCTTGTAGGTGTTCTCAAACGCCATGAAAACGGTGAAAAATGGGTGGCAGAATTTATCAAAAATCCTGCTAGTAAATATAATGATCCATATGTCAAAGCGATGATCGACTACTTCAACCTCCGCATGCCTAATCAGCATATGAGCGATCAAGAGATCAAAGATATCATCGAATACCTCAAGTGGGTTGACGAAAACGCCAATCTCTTTTAA
- the cobA gene encoding uroporphyrinogen-III C-methyltransferase produces MGKVYLTGAGPGDIELLTLKAARVIKEADIIIYDRLANPQILKMAKDGCKFIYVGKEDGKHILPQEQINQVIYEAALEADVVVRLKGGDPFVFGRGGEEGKYLRERGIEFEVIPGISSAISVPAYAGIPVTHRGVSVGFRVVTGHEAPNKEVSQIPWQNFKSDDTIVFLMGLHNLDEIAKKLIEIGKPKDYPIAVISKGTTPEQKTVVGTLEDIYEKAKDLPTPALIVVGKVVELRDTLNWFEKNLDYEIEFQIL; encoded by the coding sequence ATGGGGAAAGTCTATCTCACCGGAGCAGGACCTGGTGATATCGAGCTTTTAACACTTAAAGCAGCACGTGTAATTAAAGAGGCAGATATAATTATCTACGATAGGCTTGCTAATCCCCAAATCCTCAAAATGGCAAAAGATGGTTGTAAATTTATCTATGTTGGCAAAGAGGATGGCAAACACATTCTTCCCCAAGAGCAAATCAATCAAGTTATCTATGAAGCGGCTTTAGAAGCAGATGTTGTGGTGCGTCTTAAAGGAGGTGACCCTTTTGTCTTTGGACGAGGTGGTGAGGAAGGGAAATATTTGCGTGAACGTGGAATTGAGTTTGAGGTAATTCCTGGAATTTCTTCAGCTATCAGTGTCCCTGCATATGCAGGAATTCCTGTAACGCATAGAGGTGTAAGTGTTGGCTTTCGTGTAGTTACGGGTCATGAGGCTCCCAATAAAGAGGTAAGCCAAATCCCATGGCAAAATTTCAAAAGTGATGATACTATCGTTTTTTTGATGGGGTTGCACAATCTTGACGAAATAGCAAAGAAGCTTATCGAAATTGGAAAACCTAAAGACTATCCAATTGCAGTTATCTCCAAAGGAACAACACCTGAGCAAAAAACTGTTGTCGGTACATTAGAAGATATCTACGAAAAAGCAAAAGACCTTCCTACTCCTGCACTCATAGTAGTCGGAAAAGTAGTTGAACTTCGCGATACGCTTAACTGGTTTGAAAAAAATTTAGATTATGAAATAGAGTTTCAAATTTTATGA
- a CDS encoding cytochrome D1 domain-containing protein, whose amino-acid sequence MKRVLLFVFVISTLFAHEKVFVVERENSALAVIENHKLKNEIPNMHNCNHAVVKFIERDGYVITRDGYLIKFDPVREKKVAEVKASESAIGFTLAKDFVAVANYANKTVEIYDRNLHHLQTIKTGSRNVGIKTYKDYLVFAAMDSDAIWIMKRKTKTTFDKFGIPHKKILFSKVKIVKNAGEMPFDAMINKNLYVVGFFNSPFVGVLNLDTFEYKRVPLRLEKRTIVLKVPHFGFWSIMKDKFFIPAVGDNKVFVFDKDFHFIKAIEVEGNPVFTSLSPDRKYLAVTFSGKKFPIVQIVDTSTLQVVKRFDFGGMVLHVRWSNEEPLLYVSNNGNSEVIGVDIKEWKPIFSIAVPKPSGIFIYRN is encoded by the coding sequence ATGAAGAGAGTCTTGCTTTTTGTATTTGTGATAAGTACACTTTTTGCGCATGAGAAAGTTTTTGTGGTGGAGAGAGAAAATAGTGCGTTGGCAGTAATAGAAAATCATAAATTAAAAAATGAGATACCCAATATGCACAATTGCAACCATGCGGTAGTAAAGTTTATAGAGCGTGATGGTTATGTGATTACACGTGACGGGTATTTGATCAAGTTTGATCCAGTTCGTGAAAAAAAGGTAGCTGAAGTAAAGGCGAGCGAAAGTGCTATCGGATTTACTCTTGCAAAAGATTTTGTAGCGGTTGCAAACTATGCTAATAAAACTGTAGAGATTTATGATAGAAATCTCCACCATCTTCAAACTATTAAAACAGGGTCAAGGAATGTAGGAATCAAAACATACAAAGACTACCTTGTTTTTGCAGCAATGGATAGTGATGCTATATGGATAATGAAAAGAAAGACCAAGACCACTTTTGATAAATTTGGTATACCCCATAAAAAAATTCTCTTTTCAAAAGTCAAAATTGTAAAAAATGCTGGTGAGATGCCTTTTGATGCAATGATTAATAAAAATCTCTATGTAGTAGGTTTTTTTAATTCTCCATTTGTTGGAGTTTTAAATCTTGATACTTTTGAGTACAAGCGTGTCCCTTTGAGATTAGAAAAGAGAACTATTGTGTTGAAAGTGCCTCATTTTGGTTTTTGGTCGATCATGAAAGACAAATTCTTCATCCCAGCAGTTGGAGATAATAAAGTTTTTGTTTTTGATAAGGATTTCCATTTCATAAAAGCGATAGAAGTAGAAGGCAATCCTGTCTTTACCTCTTTGAGTCCGGATAGAAAATATCTTGCAGTAACATTTAGTGGTAAAAAGTTTCCAATAGTCCAGATTGTAGATACGAGTACACTTCAAGTAGTCAAGAGATTTGATTTTGGTGGGATGGTTTTGCATGTGCGATGGAGCAATGAAGAGCCACTTTTGTACGTCTCCAATAATGGCAATAGTGAAGTGATTGGAGTAGATATAAAAGAGTGGAAGCCAATTTTTAGTATTGCAGTCCCTAAGCCTTCAGGAATATTCATCTATAGAAATTGA
- a CDS encoding radical SAM/SPASM domain-containing protein, whose product MFRLSQMIKSSIEDLPTRRLGGAIAIWNFTNRCNLSCLHCYSKAGLEATDTLTTQKILQTIPQLKRAGVKFVIFSGGEPLTRKDIFEIAEAMREEGIATYLSTNGLYIHHANVKRIIDTFSYIGISIDGTKEIHDRFRGLEGSYAMSLKAIDLIHEHGAKVGIRFTITKETIAALEHIFALAEDKGIDKIYISHLVYSGRGLDNLKMDLTKEQRKDAVAYIIQKAFAYYEEGKEIDIVTGNMEMDGVMLLQEMERRDKEAAKRLVQRLLRWGGNSAGRNLVNIDSEGNVKPDPFFPRTIGNIFERDFDEIWLDETNPLLQKLRQFPRKISGKCENCEWISICNGGSRPRAWAIHGDLWSEDPSCYID is encoded by the coding sequence GTGTTTCGTCTCAGTCAAATGATAAAATCGAGTATCGAAGATCTACCAACGCGCAGACTTGGTGGAGCAATAGCCATCTGGAACTTTACTAATAGATGCAATCTCAGCTGTCTACACTGCTATTCCAAAGCTGGACTTGAAGCTACTGATACCCTCACTACGCAAAAAATTCTCCAAACTATTCCCCAGCTCAAACGAGCAGGTGTGAAGTTTGTGATATTTAGTGGGGGCGAGCCGCTGACACGAAAAGATATCTTTGAAATTGCTGAAGCAATGCGCGAAGAGGGAATTGCTACTTATCTTTCGACAAATGGTCTCTATATACACCATGCCAATGTCAAACGCATTATCGATACCTTTTCGTATATTGGAATCAGTATTGATGGAACGAAGGAGATTCATGACAGATTTAGAGGTTTAGAGGGCAGTTATGCAATGAGTCTCAAAGCGATCGATCTTATTCATGAGCATGGAGCAAAGGTGGGAATTCGCTTCACTATCACAAAAGAGACTATTGCTGCACTCGAGCATATATTTGCTTTGGCAGAAGATAAGGGAATTGATAAGATTTACATCTCTCACCTTGTCTATAGCGGAAGAGGCTTAGACAATCTCAAGATGGATCTTACAAAAGAGCAGCGAAAAGATGCAGTTGCTTACATCATACAAAAAGCCTTTGCATACTATGAAGAGGGCAAAGAAATAGATATTGTTACGGGAAATATGGAGATGGATGGTGTGATGCTTTTGCAAGAGATGGAGCGAAGAGATAAAGAGGCTGCAAAGAGGCTCGTGCAAAGGCTTTTACGGTGGGGTGGCAATAGTGCTGGGAGGAATCTTGTCAATATCGATAGTGAAGGCAATGTAAAACCCGACCCATTTTTCCCACGTACAATCGGTAATATTTTTGAGAGAGATTTTGACGAGATATGGTTAGACGAGACAAACCCTCTTTTGCAAAAACTGCGGCAGTTTCCGAGGAAAATCAGTGGAAAGTGTGAAAATTGCGAGTGGATAAGTATCTGCAATGGTGGTAGTCGACCAAGAGCCTGGGCAATACATGGTGATCTTTGGTCTGAAGATCCAAGCTGCTATATAGATTAA